AGGCGGTTTATGGACGTGGTGATTTCGCAATTCGACCGGGAATATCTCGATGCATTGATCCGGTATAACAAAGCCTTGCAACAACGGAATGCCTTGCTGAAGGCTGAAATCGAGCCGGAAGAAGAATTGATGGCTTTGTGGGAGGAGGCGATGGCTTCAACGGGGAAACTTGTTTTTCAGAAGCGGAAGGATTTTGTGGACGAGTTTATTCCGGTATTCCAATCGTATTATGCCTATATTTCGCAGGGAAGGGAACAGGTGAGCCTGATGTACGAATCGCATGCGGCTCATGGAAATCTTCTGCAGCTCCTGAAAGAAAGCCGCCAGCGGGACCGTATCTTGGGATATTCGACCAAAGGGATACACAAGGATGACTTGATTATGGAGTTGGGCGGTTTCCCGATGAAACGGGAAGGTTCGCAAGGGCAGAACAAGACGTATTTGATAGCATTGAAATTGGCACAGTTTGATTTTTTGAAGCGTGCGGGGAACCGGACGGTGCCGATTGTCTTGCTGGATGATATTTTCGACAAGCTGGACGCCTCACGGGTGGAGCAAATCGTGAAGCTGGTGGCTGGAGATAATTTCGGGCAAATCTTTATTACGGATACCAACCGTGAGCATTTGGATAAGATATTAAGTGAAGTGGGCGAGGATTATAACTTGTTTGAAGTTGAGGGCGGATGTGTTTCAATGCGTGAAAAGGAGGGTGAGGCATGAAGCGGAACAATACCGAGCAGGTGGGCGATGTGATTCGGCGTTTGCTCAGGCAGGAAGGTCTGGAAACGCCTCTTAATGAATATCGGCTGGTGGAGGCGTGGAAAGATGTAGTAGGTCCGGTTATAGCCC
The Phocaeicola salanitronis DSM 18170 genome window above contains:
- the recF gene encoding DNA replication/repair protein RecF (All proteins in this family for which functions are known are DNA-binding proteins that assist the filamentation of RecA onto DNA for the initiation of recombination or recombinational repair.), whose product is MWLKRISILNYKNLEQVELAFSKKLNCIIGKNGMGKTNLMDAVYYLSFCKSATNPIDSQNILHERDFFVIQGFYETDGGEPEEVYCGLKRRQKKQFKRNKKEYSRLSDHIGLIPLVMVSPADSWLIAGGSEERRRFMDVVISQFDREYLDALIRYNKALQQRNALLKAEIEPEEELMALWEEAMASTGKLVFQKRKDFVDEFIPVFQSYYAYISQGREQVSLMYESHAAHGNLLQLLKESRQRDRILGYSTKGIHKDDLIMELGGFPMKREGSQGQNKTYLIALKLAQFDFLKRAGNRTVPIVLLDDIFDKLDASRVEQIVKLVAGDNFGQIFITDTNREHLDKILSEVGEDYNLFEVEGGCVSMREKEGEA